One genomic region from Amycolatopsis sp. FBCC-B4732 encodes:
- a CDS encoding class F sortase, with protein sequence MTTRSTGRRGYLIALVLASVAALVVVALVFGGGSEPPSAQPPPPRPVAVQPEPAAADAVSSLPRSDPVSIDIPKLGAHSSLVPLGLNADNTIEVPPVTTPLQAGWYTYAPTPGEAGPAVVLGHVDGNHQKGIFFRLKELAAGDRVAIARKDGTTATFEVTKVHQVPKKDFEGEGVYDDTPGPELRLITCGGVFDRNARNYVDNIVVYAKLVGH encoded by the coding sequence ATGACGACGAGGAGCACGGGCAGACGGGGCTACTTGATCGCCCTCGTCCTCGCGTCGGTGGCCGCGCTGGTGGTCGTGGCGCTGGTGTTCGGCGGGGGGTCCGAACCGCCGTCGGCCCAGCCGCCGCCCCCGCGGCCGGTCGCCGTCCAGCCCGAACCCGCGGCCGCGGACGCCGTCTCGTCGTTGCCCAGGTCCGACCCGGTCTCGATCGACATCCCGAAGCTCGGCGCACATTCGTCGCTGGTTCCGCTCGGGCTCAACGCCGACAACACGATCGAGGTACCGCCGGTGACCACGCCGCTGCAGGCCGGCTGGTACACCTACGCGCCGACGCCGGGGGAGGCCGGCCCGGCCGTCGTGCTGGGGCACGTCGACGGCAACCACCAGAAGGGCATCTTCTTCCGGCTCAAGGAGCTGGCGGCGGGCGACCGAGTGGCGATCGCCCGCAAGGACGGCACCACGGCGACGTTCGAGGTGACGAAGGTGCACCAGGTGCCGAAGAAGGACTTCGAGGGCGAGGGCGTCTACGACGACACCCCCGGCCCGGAGCTGCGCCTGATCACCTGCGGCGGCGTCTTCGACCGGAACGCCCGCAACTACGTCGACAACATCGTCGTCTACGCCAAGCTCGTCGGGCACTGA
- a CDS encoding GNAT family N-acetyltransferase, with protein MEPVEINAGTYYLRQLRADRHLDDRALLMEAFADPTHRKYVLNYRLRTLAEATEYVALRAAQWAGDERCSWAIAEPTSGRLLGEVGLRELNLDAAYAEATVWVHPAERGKGIATTALSAALRFGFGGLGLTEVSYRYEESNAASAVVAERCGFTPLGPEDERAPTGERLIRWHRTA; from the coding sequence GTGGAACCGGTGGAGATCAACGCGGGCACCTACTACCTGCGCCAGCTGCGCGCCGACCGGCACCTGGACGACCGCGCGCTGCTGATGGAGGCGTTCGCCGACCCGACGCACCGCAAGTACGTGCTGAACTACCGCCTGCGCACCCTGGCCGAAGCCACCGAGTACGTGGCGCTGCGCGCGGCCCAGTGGGCGGGCGACGAGCGGTGTTCGTGGGCGATCGCCGAGCCGACGTCCGGGCGCCTGCTCGGCGAGGTGGGCCTGCGCGAGCTGAACCTGGACGCGGCGTACGCGGAGGCGACCGTCTGGGTCCACCCGGCGGAGCGGGGCAAGGGGATCGCCACGACGGCGTTGAGCGCGGCCCTGCGGTTCGGGTTCGGCGGGCTGGGCCTGACCGAGGTGAGCTACCGGTACGAGGAGAGCAACGCGGCTTCGGCGGTCGTCGCCGAGCGGTGCGGGTTCACGCCGCTGGGCCCGGAGGACGAGCGCGCGCCGACCGGCGAACGCCTGATCCGCTGGCACCGGACCGCCTGA
- a CDS encoding VOC family protein, translating into MVFRDERWPDGTPSWVDLMVPDQAKAVAFYSALFGWDVRTGGEETGFYGMAELRGRPVAGIGQTPPGQEMPAVWTTYLSVSDVDKTVTAITEAGGQVLMPVMEVMKEGRMAVAADPAGAVFGLWEAGNHIGTQVTAAPGTLAWNECMSRDYPAAKAFYEQVFGFGFQDLSNDDFTYAVLLLDGRPVGGLGGLPDSVPASVPSNWSTYFSVADADASAAKVAELGGQVQGKPFDSPYGRQVQVTDDQGVPFLVIAPNEQSGKPEGWEE; encoded by the coding sequence ATGGTGTTCCGGGACGAGCGGTGGCCGGACGGCACGCCCAGCTGGGTGGACCTGATGGTGCCGGACCAGGCGAAAGCGGTGGCGTTCTACAGCGCGCTGTTCGGTTGGGACGTGCGGACGGGCGGTGAGGAGACCGGCTTCTACGGCATGGCGGAGCTGCGCGGGCGCCCGGTCGCGGGCATCGGGCAGACGCCGCCGGGCCAGGAGATGCCGGCGGTGTGGACGACGTACCTGTCGGTGTCCGATGTGGACAAGACGGTCACGGCGATCACCGAGGCCGGCGGCCAGGTCCTGATGCCGGTCATGGAGGTCATGAAGGAGGGCCGCATGGCGGTGGCGGCCGACCCGGCGGGCGCGGTCTTCGGCCTCTGGGAGGCGGGCAACCACATCGGCACCCAGGTCACGGCGGCCCCGGGCACGCTGGCCTGGAACGAGTGCATGAGCCGCGACTACCCGGCGGCGAAGGCGTTCTACGAGCAGGTCTTCGGGTTCGGTTTCCAGGACCTGTCGAACGACGACTTCACGTACGCGGTGTTGCTGCTCGACGGCCGCCCGGTCGGCGGGTTGGGCGGGTTGCCGGATTCGGTCCCGGCTTCGGTGCCGTCGAACTGGTCGACGTACTTCTCGGTGGCGGACGCCGACGCGAGCGCGGCGAAGGTCGCGGAGCTGGGCGGCCAGGTCCAGGGCAAGCCGTTCGACTCCCCGTACGGCCGGCAGGTCCAGGTGACCGACGACCAGGGGGTGCCGTTCCTGGTGATCGCACCGAACGAGCAGTCGGGCAAGCCGGAGGGCTGGGAGGAGTGA
- a CDS encoding DUF1707 domain-containing protein, with the protein MTEVPSPQLRISDQNRESALSALGEHLSAGRIDIDEYGERSARITAAKTRGELGEVFADLPAPHPQYEEVQQAIAAPEPAAAPVPAQPGTPDNWSPPQRFVAAIVPLAFIAAIALIATGTLAWPIIFVPIGLTVFGKSMWGHDWNHDQNRHDRHLRDRERRRELRDSFREHRRGLDR; encoded by the coding sequence GTGACCGAAGTCCCGTCTCCGCAGCTGCGGATCAGCGACCAGAACCGCGAGTCCGCGCTGTCCGCGCTCGGTGAGCACCTGAGCGCGGGGCGGATCGACATCGACGAGTACGGCGAGCGCTCGGCGCGGATCACCGCGGCCAAGACGCGCGGCGAGCTCGGTGAGGTCTTCGCGGACCTGCCCGCGCCGCACCCCCAGTACGAAGAGGTCCAGCAGGCCATCGCGGCGCCGGAGCCGGCCGCCGCACCCGTGCCGGCGCAGCCGGGCACACCCGACAACTGGTCGCCGCCGCAGCGGTTCGTCGCCGCGATCGTGCCGCTGGCCTTCATCGCCGCGATCGCCCTGATCGCCACGGGCACGCTGGCCTGGCCGATCATCTTCGTCCCGATCGGGCTGACCGTGTTCGGCAAGTCGATGTGGGGCCACGACTGGAACCACGACCAGAACCGCCACGACCGGCACTTGCGCGACCGGGAGCGCCGGCGCGAGCTGCGCGACTCGTTCCGCGAGCACCGGCGCGGCCTGGACCGCTGA
- a CDS encoding DUF1707 domain-containing protein, with the protein MSDMRLSDAERQDALDVLEEHVRSGRLDIDEYGSRTAKVTAAKRVSELVPLFDDLPSPRPSALLNGASAPVAAPAGETALSQFLTRSAVPIAIVLAIAVLILSRGRLLIISVALPLVVAALARVRRPR; encoded by the coding sequence GTGAGCGACATGCGCTTGAGCGACGCCGAACGCCAGGACGCCCTCGACGTCCTCGAAGAGCACGTCCGCAGCGGCCGCCTCGACATCGACGAGTACGGCTCCCGCACCGCGAAGGTCACCGCGGCCAAGCGGGTAAGCGAGCTCGTCCCGCTGTTCGACGACCTGCCGTCGCCGCGCCCGAGCGCGTTGCTGAACGGCGCTTCCGCACCGGTGGCGGCACCGGCCGGGGAAACCGCGCTGTCGCAGTTCCTGACGCGCAGCGCGGTGCCGATCGCGATCGTGCTGGCGATCGCGGTGCTGATCCTTTCGCGCGGCAGGCTGCTGATCATCTCGGTCGCGCTGCCGCTCGTGGTGGCGGCGCTCGCACGGGTCCGCCGCCCGCGCTGA
- a CDS encoding SAV_915 family protein yields the protein MTNPNLPPALYLPTGPASAETEGASIELRRTPDGRTALVAFTALDRLIDCCGEHQPWVLVNTEHLPKVHAANPYDVIVLDSPLPQELRHHV from the coding sequence GTGACCAACCCGAACCTGCCTCCCGCCCTGTACCTGCCGACCGGCCCGGCCAGCGCCGAAACCGAAGGCGCGTCGATCGAGCTGCGCCGGACGCCGGACGGCCGCACCGCGCTCGTCGCCTTCACCGCGCTCGACCGGCTGATCGACTGCTGCGGCGAGCACCAGCCGTGGGTGCTGGTGAACACCGAACACCTGCCCAAGGTCCACGCCGCGAACCCGTACGACGTCATCGTGCTCGACTCGCCGCTGCCCCAGGAGCTGCGTCACCACGTGTGA
- the glpK gene encoding glycerol kinase GlpK translates to MTSYVAAIDQGTTSTRCMIFNHEGRVVSVDQREHEQIFPKAGWVEHNAEEIWENTRRVAAGALAKADLTAKDIVAVGITNQRETALVWDKTTGKPVYNAIVWQDTRTDRIVTELGNLGGGQERYRAKVGLPLATYFSGPKIKWILDNVDGAREKAEAGDLIFGNMDTWVLWNMTGGADGGVHVTDPTNASRTMLMDLDTLQWDPEIAGEMGIPLSMLPEIRSSSEEYGKVREKGALAGVPIAGILGDQQAATFGQACLSPGEAKNTYGTGNFMLLNTGTEKVMSQNGLLTTVCYKIGSNDTIYALEGSIAVTGSLVQWLRDNLGMLSTAAEIEEHARSVEDNGGAYFVPAFSGLFAPYWRSDARGAIVGLTRFVNKGHLARAVLEATAFQSREVIDAMNADSGVPLKSLKVDGGMVVNELLMQFQADILGVPVIRPVVNETTALGAAYAAGLAVGFWKSEDDIRTNWAQDKQWDPAMDDARRDREYRNWKKAVTKTFDWVSDED, encoded by the coding sequence ATGACTTCGTACGTAGCCGCGATCGACCAGGGCACGACGTCGACCCGGTGCATGATCTTCAACCACGAAGGCCGCGTCGTGTCGGTGGACCAGCGCGAGCACGAGCAGATCTTCCCGAAGGCCGGCTGGGTCGAGCACAACGCCGAGGAAATCTGGGAGAACACCCGCCGGGTCGCCGCGGGCGCGCTGGCCAAGGCCGACCTGACCGCGAAGGACATCGTCGCCGTCGGCATCACCAACCAGCGCGAGACCGCGCTGGTCTGGGACAAGACGACCGGCAAGCCGGTGTACAACGCGATCGTCTGGCAGGACACCCGCACCGACCGGATCGTCACCGAGCTCGGCAACCTCGGCGGCGGCCAGGAGCGCTACCGCGCCAAGGTCGGCCTCCCGCTCGCGACGTACTTCTCGGGGCCGAAGATCAAGTGGATCCTCGACAACGTCGACGGCGCGCGCGAGAAGGCCGAAGCCGGTGACCTGATCTTCGGCAACATGGACACCTGGGTGCTGTGGAACATGACCGGCGGCGCGGACGGCGGCGTGCACGTCACCGACCCGACGAACGCTTCGCGCACCATGCTGATGGACCTCGACACCCTGCAGTGGGACCCCGAGATCGCCGGCGAGATGGGCATCCCCCTTTCGATGCTGCCGGAGATCCGTTCCTCGTCCGAGGAGTACGGCAAGGTCCGCGAGAAGGGCGCGCTCGCGGGCGTCCCGATCGCGGGCATCCTGGGCGACCAGCAGGCCGCGACGTTCGGCCAGGCCTGCCTTTCGCCCGGTGAAGCCAAGAACACCTACGGCACCGGCAACTTCATGCTGCTCAACACCGGCACCGAAAAGGTGATGTCGCAGAACGGGCTGCTCACCACGGTCTGCTACAAGATCGGCTCGAACGACACGATCTACGCGCTGGAAGGCTCCATCGCGGTGACCGGGTCGCTGGTGCAGTGGCTGCGCGACAACCTCGGCATGCTCTCGACAGCGGCCGAGATCGAAGAGCACGCCCGCAGCGTCGAGGACAACGGCGGCGCGTACTTCGTCCCGGCGTTCTCGGGCCTGTTCGCCCCGTACTGGCGTTCGGACGCCCGCGGCGCGATCGTCGGCCTCACCCGCTTCGTCAACAAGGGCCACCTGGCCCGCGCGGTCCTGGAGGCGACGGCCTTCCAGTCCCGCGAGGTCATCGACGCGATGAACGCCGACTCGGGCGTGCCCCTGAAGTCGCTCAAGGTGGACGGCGGCATGGTCGTCAACGAGCTGCTCATGCAGTTCCAGGCCGACATCCTCGGCGTCCCGGTGATCCGCCCGGTGGTCAACGAGACGACCGCACTGGGCGCCGCGTACGCCGCCGGGCTGGCGGTGGGGTTCTGGAAGTCCGAAGACGACATCCGCACCAACTGGGCCCAGGACAAGCAGTGGGACCCGGCGATGGACGACGCCCGCCGCGACCGCGAGTACCGCAACTGGAAGAAGGCGGTGACGAAGACCTTCGACTGGGTGTCCGACGAGGACTGA
- a CDS encoding glycerol-3-phosphate dehydrogenase/oxidase, producing the protein MAQHAAETNPARLGPVKREETWQRLGKETFDLVVIGGGVVGAGTALDAATRGLRVALVEARDLASGTSSRSSKLFHGGLRYLEQLEFGLVREALRERELMLTTIAPHLVKPVSFLYPLTHRVWERPYTAAGLLMYDTMGGARSVPGQKHLTRAGALRMVPALKRSALIGGIRYYDAQSDDARHTMTVARTAAHYGAVVRTSTQVVGFLREADRVSGVRVRDVEDGRETEISAAAVINCTGVWTDELQRLSGGRGRFRVRASKGVHIVVPRDRIVSESGMILRTEKSVLFVIPWRNHWIVGTTDTDWNLDLAHPAATKHDIDYLLEHVNSVLATPLTHDDIEGVYAGLRPLLAGESEETSKLSREHAVARVAPGLVAIAGGKYTTYRVMAADAVDAAAVDLPGRSQPSITDKVPLLGADGYHALVNQADHVAAEHGLHPYRVRHLLDRYGSLVNEVLAAANGRPELLKPIEHAPDYLGVEVVYAASHEGALHLEDVLARRTRISIEYAHRGVDCAEQVASLVGEVLGWSPEAVQREIEVYTARVEAERESQSQPSDEAADALRSAAPEARAGIVEPVS; encoded by the coding sequence GTGGCGCAGCACGCAGCGGAGACCAACCCGGCTCGACTGGGCCCGGTCAAGCGGGAAGAGACGTGGCAGCGCCTCGGCAAGGAGACGTTCGACCTCGTCGTGATCGGCGGCGGTGTCGTCGGCGCGGGCACGGCGCTGGACGCCGCCACGCGCGGGCTCCGGGTCGCGCTGGTCGAAGCGCGGGACCTCGCATCCGGGACGTCGAGCCGCTCGAGCAAGCTCTTCCACGGTGGCCTGCGCTACCTGGAACAGCTCGAGTTCGGCCTGGTCCGGGAAGCGCTGCGCGAGCGTGAGCTGATGCTGACGACGATCGCGCCCCACCTGGTGAAACCGGTCAGCTTCCTCTACCCGCTGACCCACCGCGTGTGGGAGCGCCCGTACACCGCGGCCGGCCTGCTGATGTACGACACGATGGGCGGCGCGCGCAGCGTCCCCGGCCAGAAGCACCTGACCCGCGCGGGTGCGCTGCGGATGGTGCCCGCGCTCAAACGATCCGCCCTGATCGGGGGAATCCGCTACTACGACGCCCAATCGGACGACGCCCGTCACACCATGACGGTGGCCAGGACGGCAGCGCACTACGGCGCGGTCGTGCGGACGTCGACGCAGGTCGTCGGGTTCCTGCGCGAGGCGGACCGGGTGTCCGGCGTGCGCGTGCGCGACGTCGAAGACGGCCGCGAAACCGAGATTTCGGCGGCCGCGGTGATCAACTGCACCGGCGTCTGGACCGACGAGCTGCAGCGCCTTTCCGGCGGTCGCGGGCGGTTCCGCGTGCGCGCCAGCAAGGGCGTGCACATCGTCGTCCCGCGTGACCGGATCGTGTCGGAGTCGGGGATGATCCTGCGCACCGAGAAGTCGGTGCTGTTCGTGATCCCGTGGCGCAACCACTGGATCGTCGGCACCACGGACACCGACTGGAACCTCGACCTCGCCCACCCGGCGGCGACGAAGCACGACATCGACTACCTCCTCGAGCACGTCAACAGCGTGCTGGCGACGCCGTTGACGCACGACGACATCGAAGGCGTCTACGCGGGCCTGCGCCCGTTGCTGGCGGGGGAGAGCGAAGAGACGTCGAAGCTTTCGCGCGAGCACGCGGTGGCGCGGGTGGCGCCGGGCCTGGTGGCGATCGCGGGCGGCAAGTACACGACGTACCGGGTGATGGCGGCGGACGCGGTCGACGCGGCCGCGGTGGACCTGCCGGGCCGCTCGCAGCCGTCGATCACGGACAAGGTTCCCCTGCTGGGCGCGGACGGCTACCACGCGCTGGTCAACCAGGCCGACCACGTGGCCGCCGAGCACGGCCTGCACCCCTACCGCGTGCGGCACCTGCTCGACCGCTACGGCTCGCTGGTCAACGAGGTGCTGGCCGCGGCGAACGGGCGCCCGGAGCTGCTGAAGCCGATCGAGCACGCGCCGGACTACCTGGGCGTCGAGGTCGTGTACGCGGCTTCGCACGAAGGGGCGCTGCACCTGGAAGACGTCCTGGCCCGCCGCACGCGCATCTCGATCGAATACGCCCACCGCGGGGTCGACTGCGCGGAGCAGGTGGCGTCACTGGTCGGCGAGGTCCTCGGCTGGTCGCCCGAAGCCGTGCAGCGCGAGATCGAGGTCTACACCGCGCGGGTCGAGGCGGAGCGGGAGTCGCAGTCCCAGCCGAGCGACGAAGCGGCGGACGCCCTGCGGTCGGCGGCCCCGGAAGCGCGGGCGGGCATCGTGGAGCCGGTGAGCTGA
- a CDS encoding NAD(P)H-quinone dehydrogenase has product MTRIVIMGGGPAGYEAALVAAQHGADVTIVERDGLGGACVLYDCVPSKTFIASSGALAKMHDLSELGINTDLADTSIDLPTVHGRVKGLALAQSADIRARVQREGVRVLIGEARFCDEEPGLATHKVSVTTAEGTEKLPADVVLIATGATPRVLPGAVPDGERILDWRQLYELQELPEHLAVIGSGVTGAEFASAYTEMGVKVTVVSSRDRVLPHEDADAAAVLEEVFSQRGTTVAKQARADRVERTDKGVEIHLADGRVIEASHALMTVGSIPNTADLGLDKVGIAPGPGGFITVDRVSRTSVPGIYAAGDCTGVLMLASVASMQGRIAMWHALGEGVAPIKLKTVAANVFTHPEIATVGISQQAIDSGEVPARTIMLPLATNARAKMEGLRRGFVKLFCRPATGVVVGGVVVAPQASELILPIALAVQNQLTVDHLALTFSVYPSLSGSITEAGRQLMRHDDLD; this is encoded by the coding sequence GTGACCAGGATCGTGATCATGGGCGGGGGCCCGGCCGGCTACGAAGCCGCGCTGGTCGCAGCCCAGCACGGGGCCGACGTCACGATCGTCGAGCGGGACGGCCTGGGTGGCGCGTGCGTCCTCTACGACTGCGTCCCTTCGAAGACGTTCATCGCGAGCTCGGGCGCGCTGGCGAAGATGCACGACCTCAGCGAGCTCGGCATCAACACCGACCTCGCCGACACCAGCATCGACCTCCCGACCGTGCACGGCCGCGTGAAGGGCCTCGCCCTCGCGCAGTCCGCCGACATCCGCGCCCGCGTCCAGCGCGAAGGCGTCCGCGTCCTCATCGGCGAAGCCCGCTTCTGCGACGAAGAGCCCGGCCTCGCCACCCACAAGGTCTCGGTGACCACGGCGGAGGGCACCGAGAAGCTGCCCGCCGACGTCGTCCTGATCGCGACCGGCGCCACCCCGCGCGTGCTCCCGGGCGCGGTGCCGGACGGCGAGCGCATCCTCGACTGGCGCCAGCTCTACGAGCTTCAGGAGCTGCCGGAGCACCTCGCCGTGATCGGCTCGGGCGTCACCGGCGCCGAGTTCGCGTCCGCCTACACCGAGATGGGCGTCAAGGTCACCGTCGTGTCCAGCCGCGACCGCGTCCTCCCGCACGAGGACGCCGACGCCGCCGCGGTGCTCGAAGAGGTCTTCTCCCAGCGCGGCACGACCGTGGCGAAGCAGGCGCGCGCCGACCGCGTCGAGCGCACGGACAAGGGCGTCGAGATCCACCTCGCCGACGGCCGCGTGATCGAAGCCAGCCACGCGCTGATGACGGTCGGGTCCATCCCGAACACCGCCGACCTCGGCCTCGACAAGGTCGGCATCGCGCCCGGCCCCGGCGGGTTCATCACCGTCGACCGCGTTTCGCGCACCTCCGTTCCCGGGATCTACGCCGCCGGCGACTGCACCGGCGTGCTCATGCTGGCCTCGGTGGCGAGCATGCAGGGCCGCATCGCGATGTGGCACGCGCTGGGCGAGGGCGTCGCGCCGATCAAGCTCAAGACCGTCGCCGCCAACGTGTTCACCCACCCGGAGATCGCCACCGTCGGCATCAGCCAGCAGGCGATCGACTCCGGCGAGGTGCCCGCGCGCACCATCATGCTGCCCCTGGCCACCAACGCGCGCGCGAAGATGGAGGGCCTCCGCCGGGGCTTCGTGAAGCTGTTCTGCCGCCCCGCCACCGGCGTGGTCGTCGGTGGTGTCGTCGTGGCGCCGCAGGCGAGCGAGCTCATCCTCCCCATCGCGCTCGCCGTCCAGAACCAGCTCACAGTGGACCACCTGGCACTGACATTTTCGGTGTACCCGTCGCTGTCGGGCTCGATCACCGAGGCCGGGCGCCAGCTCATGCGCCACGACGACCTCGACTGA
- a CDS encoding acetyl/propionyl/methylcrotonyl-CoA carboxylase subunit alpha produces MAEQVGESTGGPVTKILVANRGEIAVRVIRAAKDAGLASVAVYADPDRDAPHVRLADEAFALGGTTAAESYLNIEKLLDAAKRSGADSVHPGYGFLSENADFAQAVLDAGLTWIGPGPQAIRDLGDKVTARHIAMRAGAPLVPGTKEPVQDAAEIVAFADEHGLPVAIKAAFGGGGRGLKVARTREEIPELFESATREAVAAFGRGECFVERYLDKPRHVEAQVLADMHGNAIVVGTRDCSLQRRHQKLVEEAPAPFLSDDQRARIHSSAKAICKEAGYYGAGTVEYLVATDGTISFLEVNTRLQVEHPVSEETTGLDLVREMFRIARGEKLRITEDPEPRGHSIEFRINGEDAGRGFLPAPGTVTKFVAPSGPGVRVDSGVESGSVIGGQFDSMLAKLIVTGSDRNNALERSRRALAEMVVEGMATVLPFDRVIVDDPAFIGDENGFSVHTRWIETEFDNKIEPFVAPDLETAEEEPRQNVVVEVGGRRLEVSLPGGFALEGGGGGGAAVKAKPRKRAGGTKAAVSGDAVTAPMQGTIVKVAVEEGQTVEAGELIVVLEAMKMENPVTAHKAGTVTGLSVEVGAAVTQGTQLLELK; encoded by the coding sequence GTGGCCGAGCAGGTCGGCGAATCCACCGGTGGTCCGGTGACCAAGATCCTGGTCGCCAACCGGGGCGAGATCGCGGTACGCGTGATCAGAGCGGCCAAGGACGCCGGTCTGGCCAGCGTCGCGGTGTACGCCGATCCGGACCGGGACGCACCGCACGTCCGTCTCGCGGACGAAGCCTTCGCGCTCGGCGGGACCACGGCCGCCGAGAGCTACCTCAACATCGAAAAACTCCTGGACGCCGCCAAGCGCTCCGGCGCCGACTCGGTGCACCCGGGCTACGGCTTCCTCTCCGAAAACGCGGACTTCGCCCAGGCCGTCCTCGACGCCGGGCTGACCTGGATCGGGCCGGGCCCGCAGGCCATCCGCGACCTCGGCGACAAGGTCACCGCGCGGCACATCGCGATGCGCGCGGGCGCGCCCCTCGTGCCGGGCACCAAGGAGCCGGTGCAGGACGCCGCCGAGATCGTCGCGTTCGCCGACGAGCACGGCCTGCCGGTGGCCATCAAGGCCGCGTTCGGCGGCGGCGGCCGCGGCCTCAAGGTCGCGCGCACCCGCGAAGAGATCCCCGAGCTGTTCGAGTCGGCCACCCGCGAGGCGGTCGCCGCGTTCGGCCGCGGCGAGTGCTTCGTCGAGCGCTACCTGGACAAGCCGCGCCACGTCGAGGCGCAGGTGCTGGCCGACATGCACGGCAACGCGATCGTCGTCGGCACCCGCGACTGCTCGCTGCAGCGCCGCCACCAGAAGCTCGTCGAGGAGGCGCCCGCGCCGTTCCTGAGCGACGACCAGCGCGCCCGCATCCACTCCTCGGCCAAGGCGATCTGCAAGGAAGCCGGGTACTACGGCGCCGGCACGGTCGAGTACCTCGTCGCGACCGACGGCACGATCTCCTTCCTCGAGGTCAACACGCGCCTGCAGGTCGAGCACCCGGTGTCGGAAGAGACGACCGGGCTGGACCTGGTCCGCGAGATGTTCCGCATCGCGCGCGGCGAGAAGCTGCGGATCACCGAAGACCCCGAGCCGCGCGGGCACTCCATCGAGTTCCGCATCAACGGCGAAGACGCCGGGCGCGGCTTCCTGCCCGCGCCGGGCACGGTGACGAAGTTCGTCGCGCCGAGCGGGCCGGGCGTGCGCGTCGACTCCGGCGTCGAGTCCGGCAGCGTCATCGGCGGCCAGTTCGACTCGATGCTGGCGAAGCTGATCGTCACCGGGTCGGACCGGAACAACGCCCTCGAACGCAGCCGCCGCGCGCTGGCCGAGATGGTCGTCGAGGGCATGGCGACGGTGCTGCCGTTCGACCGCGTGATCGTCGACGACCCCGCGTTCATCGGCGACGAGAACGGCTTCAGCGTGCACACCCGCTGGATCGAGACGGAGTTCGACAACAAGATCGAGCCGTTCGTGGCGCCGGACCTCGAGACCGCCGAAGAAGAGCCGCGGCAGAACGTCGTGGTCGAGGTCGGCGGGCGGCGCCTGGAGGTCTCGCTGCCGGGCGGGTTCGCGCTCGAAGGCGGCGGTGGTGGCGGCGCGGCCGTCAAGGCGAAGCCGCGCAAGCGGGCCGGCGGCACCAAGGCCGCGGTCAGCGGCGACGCCGTCACGGCGCCGATGCAGGGCACCATCGTCAAGGTCGCCGTCGAAGAGGGCCAGACGGTCGAAGCCGGTGAGCTGATCGTCGTCCTCGAGGCGATGAAGATGGAGAACCCGGTCACCGCGCACAAGGCGGGCACCGTGACCGGGCTTTCGGTCGAGGTCGGCGCCGCCGTGACGCAGGGCACACAGCTGCTCGAGCTCAAGTAG
- a CDS encoding MIP/aquaporin family protein — protein sequence MSAGAIIVWELLGTAALILLGNGVVANHVLRKNNGHNAGFLFINFGWAFAVFTGASIAAPSGAHLNPAVTLGLAISGKTPWADVPLYFLGQMVGAIVGAVLCWAAYKLQFDDHPEPENTLGIFSTAPQIPNTAWNLVTEIIGTFVLVAWILLSPVFAAGDGGTPNFGNSALGYAGVSFVVLVIGTSLGGPTGYAINPARDLGPRIAYAFLLPIKNKANANWGYSWIPVVGPLVGGALAALLYLGVHNLT from the coding sequence GTGAGTGCTGGGGCAATAATCGTCTGGGAACTACTGGGAACGGCCGCGCTGATCCTGCTCGGCAACGGTGTGGTCGCGAACCACGTCCTCCGTAAGAACAACGGTCACAACGCAGGGTTCCTCTTCATCAACTTCGGCTGGGCGTTCGCCGTCTTCACCGGCGCCAGCATCGCCGCGCCCAGCGGGGCGCACCTCAACCCGGCGGTGACGCTGGGCCTGGCCATCTCGGGCAAGACCCCGTGGGCCGACGTCCCGCTCTACTTCCTCGGCCAGATGGTCGGCGCGATCGTCGGCGCCGTGCTCTGCTGGGCCGCCTACAAGCTGCAGTTCGACGACCACCCCGAGCCCGAAAACACGCTCGGCATCTTCTCCACCGCACCGCAGATCCCGAACACGGCGTGGAACCTCGTCACCGAGATCATCGGCACCTTCGTGCTGGTCGCGTGGATCCTGCTCAGCCCGGTCTTCGCCGCAGGCGACGGCGGCACGCCGAACTTCGGCAACTCCGCGCTCGGCTACGCGGGCGTCTCGTTCGTCGTCCTCGTGATCGGCACCTCGCTCGGCGGGCCGACGGGCTACGCCATCAACCCGGCCCGCGACCTCGGCCCGCGCATCGCGTACGCGTTCCTGCTCCCGATCAAGAACAAGGCCAACGCCAACTGGGGCTACTCCTGGATCCCGGTCGTCGGCCCGCTGGTCGGTGGTGCGCTGGCCGCGCTGCTCTACCTCGGCGTGCACAACCTGACCTGA